In the Pseudoalteromonas sp. A25 genome, TATGTTGGCCGTTTTAACTTTAAAGGCAACGACCAGCAAAAGTTTGTAAAAGAACTCTCTGGTGGTGAGCGTAACCGCTTACACCTTGCAAAACTACTTAAAGCAGGTGGCAACGTGATCTTACTGGATGAGCCAACCAACGACCTAGATGTTGAAACACTGCGTGCACTTGAGAATGCCATTTTAGAATTCCCAGGCTGCGTTATGTGTATCTCGCACGACCGCTGGTTCTTAGACCGCATTGCAACGCACATTCTTGACTATCGTGATGAAGGTCAGGTTAACTTCTTTGACGGTAACTACACCGAGTATGAAGAATGGCTCAAAAAGACTTACGGTGCTGAAGCCGCAGAACCTAAGCGTATTAAATACAAAAAGATAGGCTAAACCAAATCCTATTAAAGCCTCGAACTCTCGAGGCTTTTTATATTTGGTAATGACTCACATAAACAACTATGCTTAAACCTAAAGATAATTCAAAGGAGTAGTAATGGAAGACCGTAGAAAGTTTACTCGAGTGTTGTTTTCAACGCCGGCTTTGCTGATGACTGCAAGCGGCGATTATCACTGTCAACTGCTTGACTTATCACTTAAAGGGGCACTTGTGACGTCACCAAAAGGGTACGTACCGTTAAAAGATGAGCTGGCTAGTATCAAAGTTATGTTGCCAGATAGTGATATCTCAATTGCAATGGAAGTCGAAGTCAGACATATAGAGCAAGATCATCTCGGATTGCATTGTAGCCAAATTGATTTAGACAGTGTAACGCATCTAAAACGCTTGATTGAACTGAACATTGGTGATGATCACGTGTTACACAGAGAACTTGAACAGTTAATACATAGCCCAAATGATTAGATATCAGCACAAAACTTATTGATAAAGCATCTTAACCACTGAATTTTCATGTATTAACACCAACTACACGTAGCCATAGCAAAAAAGTGAGTGACATTTTTTGCCTCCATATTTTATCCACTTTGTTTCATTAAGCTAAGTAAACTAACCAACAAACAAACCGCCAAAATGAAACATCAAACAATGAAAGAACTTAGGCTACAGATCAATGTAAGTTTTTATACTTTGACAGCGTCATTAATTATTTTCTTTTTTGCCGTCACACTGTTTATAACAAGCAGTCATAATAACGCTTTTGTGAAGCTGACATTATTGTTGTGTTTTACGCTGTTCGGCATAGTAAATATCAACTTATTAATGGCGCTATCAGGAAAGCGAGCTGTTAGTTTATGCAACAATGGCCTTCACTATGTCTCTGCTGTTGGGCAAAAAGTATATATTCCCTTAGAAGAAATTACCCATATCAAGATCAGAAAATTATTCGCTACTAAAATCACTGAAGTACTAACTATTGACTGCAGCGTGTACTTCATCAGCTTTCAGTTCTCAACATTGCAAGAGTTAAAACTTAAACGCTCTGGGTATTTAACTCAGTAAGTTGCAGCCACAAACTAAAGTCAATAAGATTGGGTTTTGTTCAGATAACTGAGGCGGTTATGTCAAAACCCTACCCCATTGGCGAGCCAAACCATCCGTGGCAAGCGCACCACAAATTACAGTGGCTAGAGCAACAAGAGATAAAGCGTAGTTATGCCGAAGATGTAGTAACACAAATCGATAGCCTAAGAGGTGTGCTCAATGTTCACCAATATGGCACATTAAAGTATGACGAAAAGCATTATTTTCTTTACGCATTAAAAAGTCAGAATTGGCAAGAACATAAACCCACCGTGCTGATCACAGGTGGTGTGCATGGCTATGAAACCAGCGGTGTTCATGGTGCGTTGGCGTTTGCAAAACACCATGCGCAACATTACGCAGACTTTTTTAATATCGTGATACTGCCTTGTATCAGCCCTTGGGGTTATGAAACGATTAATCGCTGGAACCCCCATGCGATTGATCCGAACCGCTCTTTTTACCCAAACTCTCCTGCTGAAGAGTCAAAACGCGCCATGGAGTACGTCGATTCGCTCGCGTGCAACATGGTCTGCCATGTTGATTTGCATGAAACTACCGATACTGATAACAGTGAGTTTCGCCCGGCTCTGGCTGCAAGAGACGGCGTAGAAAATCACAATTGGAACATACCTGACGGCTTTTACTTGGTTGGTCACACTCAAAAACCACAGCCTGAATTCCAAAAAGCCATTATAGAAAAAGTTGCCACTGTGACACCGATTGCTCCAGCCGACGACACGAATAAACTTATCGGCGTTCCAATAGAACAATTAGGGGTTATCAACTATGACGGCACCGCACTTGGATTATGTATGGGTATGACAAATGCAGCCTATGTAACAACGACTGAGGTGTATCCTGACGGGCGCTCGGCAACACCTCAAAACTGTATAGATGGTCAAGTAGCGGCCATTACAGGCGCTTTAGAATTTCTATTAACGAAAGGCTAACGCTCTTTGGCACAGCAACAGTTATTTGCTGTGCCAAATTCGCTTACTTTAAGCAAGCATTTCTTCATGCTCGTAAATAATCGAAAAAATCTCTTTAAAAGAGTGCGCTTTTTGAAAAATATTTACAGGAATGTGTAATGCTCTGGCAATATCGCTGGCAGATATCATACCGCGCAACCCACCGCTTTTACTTACCAACAGCACATGCTGTTGACCAATTTCTTTTAACGTTTCAAGCACATCACCTATTTTTGCCTCTTGAACTACGCTATAAGGCAGCGCATGAAGCTCACTTTTGCTTGTCATCACGTCTTCAACGGTGAGATCACTGCGCGCTTGATTACGCTTTTGCGCGATACTTAATACTTTACGACCTGTTAAATCTCGTGAGTTTACAACACCTAGAAACGTATCATCATGATCAATAACTAATTTAGAGCGTACGTGACCATTGACCATCATGTAAAGCGCGTGATCTATGTCAACATCTTTGAGGATCACCTGAGGTGCTCGACGAGTAAAATCTGTAATAACCGTTAACGCACTTGAGTGTAACGTCAACGGCTGCGAATCGTAATGATCACAAAGCGAGTATACATTTTCTAATTTAACCGTACTCATTTTTTTAAAGCCGCTCATCGAGCCCTCTCTTACTACGTGAAGAAGCAGTTTTGAAAATATGGTTCATTCTGCAATAATGCGCAAGACGGGATCACGATATAGTTGTAATCTTGTGTAATTGGCTAATACAATAAAAATCTCTAAACTATTGTTGTAAAATATAGATTTGTAAAATAGCGCAATGATATGTAGTTTTTAGATATTTTTTTACCTATCTCTACATATCAAAAAGTTAATAAAGCAACAAAACTGGGTTGTA is a window encoding:
- a CDS encoding PilZ domain-containing protein, whose product is MEDRRKFTRVLFSTPALLMTASGDYHCQLLDLSLKGALVTSPKGYVPLKDELASIKVMLPDSDISIAMEVEVRHIEQDHLGLHCSQIDLDSVTHLKRLIELNIGDDHVLHRELEQLIHSPND
- a CDS encoding M14 family metallopeptidase, coding for MSKPYPIGEPNHPWQAHHKLQWLEQQEIKRSYAEDVVTQIDSLRGVLNVHQYGTLKYDEKHYFLYALKSQNWQEHKPTVLITGGVHGYETSGVHGALAFAKHHAQHYADFFNIVILPCISPWGYETINRWNPHAIDPNRSFYPNSPAEESKRAMEYVDSLACNMVCHVDLHETTDTDNSEFRPALAARDGVENHNWNIPDGFYLVGHTQKPQPEFQKAIIEKVATVTPIAPADDTNKLIGVPIEQLGVINYDGTALGLCMGMTNAAYVTTTEVYPDGRSATPQNCIDGQVAAITGALEFLLTKG
- a CDS encoding CBS domain-containing protein, with product MSGFKKMSTVKLENVYSLCDHYDSQPLTLHSSALTVITDFTRRAPQVILKDVDIDHALYMMVNGHVRSKLVIDHDDTFLGVVNSRDLTGRKVLSIAQKRNQARSDLTVEDVMTSKSELHALPYSVVQEAKIGDVLETLKEIGQQHVLLVSKSGGLRGMISASDIARALHIPVNIFQKAHSFKEIFSIIYEHEEMLA